One window from the genome of Anguilla rostrata isolate EN2019 chromosome 5, ASM1855537v3, whole genome shotgun sequence encodes:
- the LOC135255335 gene encoding myotubularin-related protein 10-like isoform X2, translating into MEMNQSTLTADLTKSPLSLEARLLSGEIVVNEASFVRKCIGTDSSQDDLWGKLICTNFKISFITQDPSPRQKFHYVNRLLGEHDIPLACVEQVVTVNDAKGKRKVLGSNQKLKFSPTELIVYCKDFRVVRFRFDEAGPESAKKVCLAIAHYSQPADPQLLFGFEYVGKRYHASGDQVNGADQGGGVQTPLFDRPCDWDREIKRTGASEWRVCSVNQGYAVSPSLPEYFVVPVSLADQDLKQYSGFFMAQRLPLWCWNHHNGSALVRMANISDPAQQRKLDQRICNAVTKSHPKRGEVLKFDLDKALPNIQDIQAAFVRLRQICVIEPYGESEEKWLSSMESSRWLEYVRAFLKHSAEVVYMLEGQQASVILKEEQGRDLSCVVSSLAQLMLDPHFRSLGGFQSLVQKEWVMAGHRFLDRCNHLKKSGKEECPLFLLFLDCVWQLLNQYPAAFEFTETYLTLLADSMWVPVFSTFLFNCPRQHAEHCRALASSKNAPLGEDRGLRFPPVWDWSQQFSPKDQTLFNSPLYVGKGAPCVQNGAVKAFRRTKKNYSSTLRGVPSPRNGLLGEHPLFPRRNSLALGFKPDPLQPRETAESPWERFSRDWFSRPADLQGLLLPQLLPSHLRLWRLHFLRWAAEAEIPRGGPVTAFRKASQLADEIETLRLQLRQGNGPAPCPGSALSPPQPERRRMYFRAGSPRDPPSPPGGYLSSSFPFSPVGNLCRRSGPGTPLSKLLSGAKIWLSTETLASETL; encoded by the exons gcagatctGACGAAAAGCCCCCTGTCGTTAGAGGCCAGATTACTCTCAG GGGAGATCGTGGTGAACGAGGCGAGCTTTGTGAGGAAGTGCATCGGCACGGACAGCAGCCAGGACGATCTGTGGGGGAAGCTGATCTGCACCAACTTCAAGATCTCCTTCATCACCCAGGACCCATCGCCTCGACAG AAATTCCATTATGTAAATCGACTGCTAGGAGAGCATGACATTCCGCTGGCTTGCGTGGAGCAGGTGGTGACAG ttaACGACGCTAAGGGGAAGCGGAAAGTTTTGGGGTCCAACCAGAAGCTGAAGTTCAGCCCCACCGAGCTCATTGTCTACTGCAAGGACTTCCGCGTCGTCAGGTTCCGCTTCGACGAAGCCGGGCCCGAGAGCGCCAAG AAGGTGTGCCTTGCCATCGCCCATTATTCCCAGCCTGCTGATCCACAGCTTCTCTTTGGGTTCGAGTACGTTGGGAAGAGGTACCATGCTTCAG GTGACCAGGTCAATGGCGCAGACCAGGGGGGCGGCGTGCAGACGCCCCTCTTCGACCGCCCCTGCGACTGGGACCGAGAGATCAAGCGCACGGGGGCGTCGGAGTGGAGGGTGTGCTCCGTCAACCAAGGCTACGCCGTCTCTCCCAG TCTTCCGGAGTACTTTGTGGTTCCGGTGTCCCTGGCCGACCAGGACCTGAAGCAGTACTCCGGCTTCTTCATGGCTCAGCGTCTGCCC CTGTGGTGCTGGAACCATCACAATGGGAGCGCCCTGGTCCGAATGGCCAACATCAGCGACCCTGCGCAGCAGAGGAAGCTGGACCAGAG GATCTGCAACGCCGTCACCAAGAGCCACCCCAAACGCGGCGAAGTCCTGAAGTTTGACCTGGACAAGGCCCTGCCCAACATCCAGGACATCCAGGCGGCTTTCGTCCGGCTCCGGCAGATCTGTGTGATCG AGCCCTATGGGGAGTCCGAGGAGAAGTGGCTGTCGTCCATGGAAAGCTCTCGGTGGCTGGAGTACGTCAG GGCCTTCCTGAAGCATTCGGCAGAGGTGGTGTACATGCTGGAGGGACAGCAGGCGTCCGTTATTCTGAAAG AGGAGCAGGGGCGGGACCTGAGCTGCGTGGTCTCCTCCCTGGCCCAGCTGATGCTGGACCCGCACTTCCGCAGCCTGGGCGGCTTCCAGAGCCTGGTGCAGAAGGAGTGGGTGATGGCCGGCCACCGCTTCCTGGACCGCTGCAACCACCTGAAGAAGAGCGGCAAGGAGGAG TGTCCCCTCTTCCTGCTGTTCCTGGACTGCGTGTGGCAGCTGCTGAACCAGTACCCAGCTGCCTTCGAGTTCACTGAGACCTACCTGACCTTGCTGGCCGACAGCATGTGGGTCCCGGTCTTCAGCACCTTCCTCTTCAACTGCCCCCGTCAGCACGCCGAGCACTGCAgg gCCTTGGCCAGCAGTAAGAACGCCCCTTTGGGGGAGGACAGGGGACTGCGATTCCCCCCCGTGTGGGACTGGTCCCAGCAGTTCAGCCCGAAGGACCAGACCCTCTTCAACAGCCCTCTCTACGTGGGCAAGGGTGCCCCCTGTGTGCAGAACGGAGCAGTGAAGGCATTCAGACGCACAAAG AAGAACTACAGCTCCACCCTGCGGGGAGTGCCCTCCCCGAGGAACGGCCTGCTGGGGGAGCACCCCCTCTTCCCCCGCCGCAACTCCCTGGCGCTCGGGTTCAAGCCGGACCCGCTGCAGCCGCGGGAGACGGCGGAGAGCCCGTGGGAGCGCTTCTCCCGGGACTGGTTCTCCCGGCCGGCGGAcctgcagggcctgctgctGCCCCAGCTGCTGCCCTCCCACCTGCGGCTGTGGCGGCTCCACTTCCTGCGCTGGGCGGCGGAGGCGGAGATCCCGCGCGGCGGCCCCGTCACCGCCTTCCGCAAGGCGTCCCAGCTGGCCGACGAGATCGAGACGCTGCGGCTGCAGCTGCGGCAGGGCAACGGGCCCGCCCCCTGCCCGGGCTCCGCCCTCAGCCCCCCGCAGCCCGAGCGCCGCAGGATGTACTTCAGGGCCGGCTCCCCCCGcgaccccccctcgccccccgggGGGTACCTCAGctcctccttccccttctcGCCCGTGGGCAACCTGTGCCGCCGCAGCGGCCCGGGCACCCCCCTCAGCAAGCTCCTCAGCGGCGCCAAGATCTGGCTCTCCACCGAAACGCTGGCCAGCGAGACTCTCTGA
- the LOC135255335 gene encoding myotubularin-related protein 10-like isoform X1 has protein sequence MFSVKPLKPTFKSYLLPLQADLTKSPLSLEARLLSGEIVVNEASFVRKCIGTDSSQDDLWGKLICTNFKISFITQDPSPRQKFHYVNRLLGEHDIPLACVEQVVTVNDAKGKRKVLGSNQKLKFSPTELIVYCKDFRVVRFRFDEAGPESAKKVCLAIAHYSQPADPQLLFGFEYVGKRYHASGDQVNGADQGGGVQTPLFDRPCDWDREIKRTGASEWRVCSVNQGYAVSPSLPEYFVVPVSLADQDLKQYSGFFMAQRLPLWCWNHHNGSALVRMANISDPAQQRKLDQRICNAVTKSHPKRGEVLKFDLDKALPNIQDIQAAFVRLRQICVIEPYGESEEKWLSSMESSRWLEYVRAFLKHSAEVVYMLEGQQASVILKEEQGRDLSCVVSSLAQLMLDPHFRSLGGFQSLVQKEWVMAGHRFLDRCNHLKKSGKEECPLFLLFLDCVWQLLNQYPAAFEFTETYLTLLADSMWVPVFSTFLFNCPRQHAEHCRALASSKNAPLGEDRGLRFPPVWDWSQQFSPKDQTLFNSPLYVGKGAPCVQNGAVKAFRRTKKNYSSTLRGVPSPRNGLLGEHPLFPRRNSLALGFKPDPLQPRETAESPWERFSRDWFSRPADLQGLLLPQLLPSHLRLWRLHFLRWAAEAEIPRGGPVTAFRKASQLADEIETLRLQLRQGNGPAPCPGSALSPPQPERRRMYFRAGSPRDPPSPPGGYLSSSFPFSPVGNLCRRSGPGTPLSKLLSGAKIWLSTETLASETL, from the exons ATGTTTTCCGTCAAACCATTGAAACCAACATTTAAATCATACCTTCTGCCTTTACAG gcagatctGACGAAAAGCCCCCTGTCGTTAGAGGCCAGATTACTCTCAG GGGAGATCGTGGTGAACGAGGCGAGCTTTGTGAGGAAGTGCATCGGCACGGACAGCAGCCAGGACGATCTGTGGGGGAAGCTGATCTGCACCAACTTCAAGATCTCCTTCATCACCCAGGACCCATCGCCTCGACAG AAATTCCATTATGTAAATCGACTGCTAGGAGAGCATGACATTCCGCTGGCTTGCGTGGAGCAGGTGGTGACAG ttaACGACGCTAAGGGGAAGCGGAAAGTTTTGGGGTCCAACCAGAAGCTGAAGTTCAGCCCCACCGAGCTCATTGTCTACTGCAAGGACTTCCGCGTCGTCAGGTTCCGCTTCGACGAAGCCGGGCCCGAGAGCGCCAAG AAGGTGTGCCTTGCCATCGCCCATTATTCCCAGCCTGCTGATCCACAGCTTCTCTTTGGGTTCGAGTACGTTGGGAAGAGGTACCATGCTTCAG GTGACCAGGTCAATGGCGCAGACCAGGGGGGCGGCGTGCAGACGCCCCTCTTCGACCGCCCCTGCGACTGGGACCGAGAGATCAAGCGCACGGGGGCGTCGGAGTGGAGGGTGTGCTCCGTCAACCAAGGCTACGCCGTCTCTCCCAG TCTTCCGGAGTACTTTGTGGTTCCGGTGTCCCTGGCCGACCAGGACCTGAAGCAGTACTCCGGCTTCTTCATGGCTCAGCGTCTGCCC CTGTGGTGCTGGAACCATCACAATGGGAGCGCCCTGGTCCGAATGGCCAACATCAGCGACCCTGCGCAGCAGAGGAAGCTGGACCAGAG GATCTGCAACGCCGTCACCAAGAGCCACCCCAAACGCGGCGAAGTCCTGAAGTTTGACCTGGACAAGGCCCTGCCCAACATCCAGGACATCCAGGCGGCTTTCGTCCGGCTCCGGCAGATCTGTGTGATCG AGCCCTATGGGGAGTCCGAGGAGAAGTGGCTGTCGTCCATGGAAAGCTCTCGGTGGCTGGAGTACGTCAG GGCCTTCCTGAAGCATTCGGCAGAGGTGGTGTACATGCTGGAGGGACAGCAGGCGTCCGTTATTCTGAAAG AGGAGCAGGGGCGGGACCTGAGCTGCGTGGTCTCCTCCCTGGCCCAGCTGATGCTGGACCCGCACTTCCGCAGCCTGGGCGGCTTCCAGAGCCTGGTGCAGAAGGAGTGGGTGATGGCCGGCCACCGCTTCCTGGACCGCTGCAACCACCTGAAGAAGAGCGGCAAGGAGGAG TGTCCCCTCTTCCTGCTGTTCCTGGACTGCGTGTGGCAGCTGCTGAACCAGTACCCAGCTGCCTTCGAGTTCACTGAGACCTACCTGACCTTGCTGGCCGACAGCATGTGGGTCCCGGTCTTCAGCACCTTCCTCTTCAACTGCCCCCGTCAGCACGCCGAGCACTGCAgg gCCTTGGCCAGCAGTAAGAACGCCCCTTTGGGGGAGGACAGGGGACTGCGATTCCCCCCCGTGTGGGACTGGTCCCAGCAGTTCAGCCCGAAGGACCAGACCCTCTTCAACAGCCCTCTCTACGTGGGCAAGGGTGCCCCCTGTGTGCAGAACGGAGCAGTGAAGGCATTCAGACGCACAAAG AAGAACTACAGCTCCACCCTGCGGGGAGTGCCCTCCCCGAGGAACGGCCTGCTGGGGGAGCACCCCCTCTTCCCCCGCCGCAACTCCCTGGCGCTCGGGTTCAAGCCGGACCCGCTGCAGCCGCGGGAGACGGCGGAGAGCCCGTGGGAGCGCTTCTCCCGGGACTGGTTCTCCCGGCCGGCGGAcctgcagggcctgctgctGCCCCAGCTGCTGCCCTCCCACCTGCGGCTGTGGCGGCTCCACTTCCTGCGCTGGGCGGCGGAGGCGGAGATCCCGCGCGGCGGCCCCGTCACCGCCTTCCGCAAGGCGTCCCAGCTGGCCGACGAGATCGAGACGCTGCGGCTGCAGCTGCGGCAGGGCAACGGGCCCGCCCCCTGCCCGGGCTCCGCCCTCAGCCCCCCGCAGCCCGAGCGCCGCAGGATGTACTTCAGGGCCGGCTCCCCCCGcgaccccccctcgccccccgggGGGTACCTCAGctcctccttccccttctcGCCCGTGGGCAACCTGTGCCGCCGCAGCGGCCCGGGCACCCCCCTCAGCAAGCTCCTCAGCGGCGCCAAGATCTGGCTCTCCACCGAAACGCTGGCCAGCGAGACTCTCTGA